A genomic window from Arthrobacter globiformis includes:
- a CDS encoding FABP family protein has protein sequence MPIEIPTDLTPELVPLSWLIGEWEGRGRLGAGDEGSEHFLQHVSFTHNGLPYLQYRAESWLTDEDGTKLRPLTVETGFWALERKQLEADSGPGLVPGDIVPVLKSADEVEALRNKDGGFDISVSISHPGGISELYYGQIRGPQIQLSTDMVMRGSHSKDYSAATRIFGLVDGNLLWRWDVATGRPSATGAAAEPAAQAGNGLEAHASAFLKKVS, from the coding sequence GTGCCTATTGAAATTCCTACAGACCTGACCCCCGAACTGGTTCCCCTCTCCTGGCTCATCGGTGAGTGGGAGGGCCGTGGCCGGCTCGGGGCCGGAGATGAAGGTTCAGAGCACTTCCTGCAGCATGTGTCCTTCACCCACAACGGTCTGCCGTACCTGCAGTACCGTGCGGAAAGCTGGCTGACCGACGAGGACGGCACCAAGCTCCGGCCGCTCACTGTAGAGACCGGATTTTGGGCCCTGGAGCGCAAACAGCTGGAGGCCGACAGCGGCCCCGGCCTGGTTCCCGGGGACATCGTGCCCGTGCTGAAAAGCGCCGACGAGGTCGAGGCCCTCCGCAACAAGGATGGCGGCTTCGACATCTCGGTCTCCATCAGCCACCCGGGCGGCATTTCGGAGCTGTACTACGGGCAGATCAGGGGTCCGCAGATCCAGCTCAGCACCGACATGGTGATGCGCGGCAGCCACTCCAAGGACTACAGTGCGGCAACCCGGATCTTCGGGCTGGTGGATGGCAACCTGCTCTGGCGGTGGGACGTGGCCACCGGCCGCCCGTCGGCAACCGGCGCGGCTGCTGAACCGGCTGCTCAGGCTGGCAACGGTCTCGAGGCGCACGCCTCGGCGTTCCTTAAAAAGGTCAGCTGA